The genomic region TTTCAAAAGATCTTGCCAACATTAATTCATTATCACTGTACCCATCAGCAGAATGAAAAATGTTGGCATACTTTTTGGTATAACAATGGAGAAATTAGGTCGGAGCAATTTAGGACTTGGAAGCTAGTGGCTTTTATACTCTCTATAGaatgtcttcctctttttcttccaacCTGAGTTCCCACCCCATACTGAAACTGACAGTTTGATTTTGTTCCAGGATTTTGAGAAACATATACTAGCTATTAACTAACAAACCTATATGAAAAAATTTTCATAACTTTTTATACATACCCACTTTAAATGCAAGTGTAgttgttcagtagtgtccaacttgttgcgaccccatggactgtagctgaccaggttcctctgtctgtggaattctctaggcaagagtcctggagtggattgccattcccttctccagtggatcttcccaactcagggattgaatctgggtctcccacattcctgacagattctttaccatgtgaagGCACCCACTTAAGGACATGATCTATACAGATGAAAACAGAAAGTTTcataaacttcagttcagttcagtcgctcagtcgtgtccaactctttgcgaccccataaaccgcagcattccaggcctccttgtccatcaccaaatcggagtttacccaaactcatgtccattcagtcggtgatgctatccaaccatctcatcttctgtcgtccccttctcctcctgccttcaatctttcccaacatcagcgtcttttctaaggagtcagttcttcgcatcaagtagccaaggtattggagcttcagcttccaatgaatatttaggactgatttcctttaggattgactggtttgatctccttgcagtccaagagactctcaacagtcttctccaaagcatcaattcttcagtgctcacctttctttataatctaactctcacatccatacatgactactggaaaaaccataggtttgactagacagacctttgttggcaaagtaatgtctcgccttttaaatatgctgtctaggttggtcatagctttcttttcaaggagcaagcatcttttaatttcatgactgcaatcaacatctgcagtgattttggagcccccccaaataaagtctggcactgttttcattgtttcccatctatttgccatgaactgatgggaccaagctgaagttgaatggctctatgaagacctacaagaccttttagaactagcacctaaaaaagatgtccttttcattataggggactggaatgtaaaagtaggaagtcaagaaacatctggagtaacaggcacatttggccttggagtacagaatgaagcagggcaaaggctaatagagttttgccaagagaacgcactggtcatagcaaacaccctctttcaacaacacaagagaagactctacacatggacatcaccagatggccaacaccaaaatcagtttgattatattctttgcagccaaagatggagaaactctatacagtcagcaaaaataagaccaggagctgactgtggctcagatcatgaacttcttcttgttctgttttttttttttagatcatgaacttcttatttccaaattcagacttaaattgaagaaagtggggaaaaccactagaccattcaagtatgacttaatcaaatcccttaagattatacaatggaagtgagaaatagatttaagagactaaatCTGATAGGtatagtgcctgatgaactacagatggaggttcgtgacatttacaggagacaggaatcaagaccatccccaagaaaaagaaatacaaaaacgcacaatggctgtctgaggaggccttacaaatagctgtgaaaagaagagaagcaaaaagcaaaggagaaaaggaaagatatacccatttgaatgcagagttccaaagaatagcaagaagagataagaaagccttcctcagtgatcagtgcaaagaaatagatgaaaacaatagaatgggaaagactagagatctcttcaagaaaattagagataccaagggaacatttcatgcaaagatgggctcaataaaggatagaaatcgtatggacctacagaagcaaaagatactaagaagaggtggcaagaatacatagaagaactatacaaaaaaaatcttcatgacccagataatcatgatggtgtgatcactcacctagagccagatagcctgaaatgagaagtcaagtcagctacagtccatggggtcacaacaagttgGATACTACTGAAAACTACACTTGCATTGGGCCTTaggaacatcactatgaacaaagctagtggaggtgacgggattccagttgagctatttcaaatcctgaaagacgatgctgtgaaagtgctgcactcaatatgccagcaaatttggaaaactcatcactggcaacaggactggaaaaggtcagttttcattccaattccaaagaaggcaatgccacagaatgctcaaactaccgcacaattgcactcatctcacacgctagtaaagtaatgctcaaaattctccaagccaggctttagcaatacatagactgtgaacttccagatgttcaagttggttttagaaaaagcagagaaacaagaaatcaaattgccaacatccactgaattactgaaaaagcaagagttccaagaaaacatctatttctgctttattgactatgccaaagcctttgactgtgtggatcacaataaactgtggaaaattctaaaagagatgggaaacccgaccacctgacctgcctcttgagaaacctgtatgcaggtcaggaagcaacagttagaactggacatggaacaacagactggttccaaataggaaaaggagtacatcaaggctgtatattgtcaccctgcttctttaacttatatgcagagtacatcatgagaaacgctgggttggaggaagcacaagctggaatcaagattgctgggagaaatatcaataacctcagatatgcagatgataacacccttaaggaagaaagtgaagaagaactaaagagcctcttgattaaagtgaaagaagagagtgaaaatgttggcttaaaactcaacattcagaaaactaagatcatggcattcagtgccatcatttcatgggaaatagatggggaaacagtggctgactttatttttgggggcctccaaaatcactgcagatggtgattgcagccatgaaattaaaagacgcttactgcttggaaggaaagttatgaccaacctagacagcgtattaaaaagcagagacattactttgtcaacaaagatctgtctagtcaaggctatggtttttccagcagtcatgtatggatgtgagagttggactataaagaaagtttagcactgaagaattgatggttttgaactgtggtgttggagaagactcctgagagtcccttagacggcaagatccaaccagtccattctaaaggagatcagtcctgggtgttcattggaaggactgatgttgaagctgaaactccaatactttggccacctgatgagaagagctgactcatttgaaaagaccctgatgctgggaaagattgagggcaggaggagaaggggactacagaggatgagatgtttggatggcatcactgactcaatggacatgagtttgagtaagctctagaagttggtgatggacagggaagcctggcgtgctgcagttcatggggtcacaaagagttggacatgactgagtgactgaactgaactgaactgatgggaccagatgctatgttcttaattttttgaatattgagttttaagccaaatttttcactctcctctttcacttttatcaggaggctctttagttcttatttgctttctgccattagggtggtgtcatctgtgtatctgacattattgatacttctcccggaaatcttgattccagcttgcctcatccagcctggcacttcacatgatgtactactctgcatataagttaaataagcagagtgacaatatacagcctgacatactcctttcccaatttgcaaccagtctgttgttctaactgttgcttcttaacctgcatacagatttctcaggaggaaggtcaggtggtctggtattcccatcactttaagaactttccagtttgttgtgatccacacagtcaaaggctttcgcatagtcaataaaacagaagtagatgttttttctggaactcttgcttttttgatgacccaacggatgttggcaatttgatctctggttcctctgccttttctaaatctaggttgaacatctggaagttcacggtttacatactgttgaagcctggcttggagaattttgagcattactttgctagcatgtgagatgcttgtaattgtgcagtagttagaacattctttggcattaccttctttgggattggaatgaaaactgaccttttccagtactgtggccactgctgagttttccaaatttgctggcatattgagtgcagcactttcacagcttcatctttcaggatttgaaatagctcaactggaatttatcacctccactagttttgtttgtagtgatgcttcctaaggcccacttgacttcacatttcatgatatctggctctaggtgagtgatcacaccatcatggttttctgggtcatgaagatcttttttgtatagttcttcggtgtattcttgccacctcttcttaatatcttctgcttctgttaagtccataccatttctgtcatttattgagcccatctttgcaagaaatattcccttggtatctctaattttcttaaagaggtctctagtcttaaACTTAGGTGAGAATATTCCATATTGGCTTGTAAATCCTCTGTGTTAAAAAGACTAATCTGCAACCTTCCCAGATTTTAGGTTGGGAAAGAGATACAGCAGATACCAAAGATGTCAATACCCATAGACTCTTTGTTGCCAGCTCAGCTACAATGGTGACTTGGACATATCAGTGGAAGCTTAGTTTGAAGCCAAAATCTAGTAACAGGTTTACTTTACAAAGAATTGGAATGGGAAATTATAATCTTTCATGAAGGAAGATAAGAGGTAAGTACTTGCCTATCATAGTGAGAATCTTTAGCTTTTCCTTCATGAGGGAAATTCCCTTTGCATCTAGCTTTCTGTCCTAGATAGGagattctaagaaaaaaaaattcggGACGCCACCGAGAAAGCATCGTTGAGGACTTCCCCGCCTCCACTGCCGTCATGTCTAAATCAGAGTCTCCCAAAGAGCCTGAACAGCTGCGGAAGCTCTTCATCGGAGGATTGAGCTTTGAAACAACTGATGAGAGTCTGAGGAGCCATTTTGAGCAATGGGGAACGCTCACAGACTGTGTGGTAATGAGGGATCCAAACACCAAGCGCTCCAGAGGCTTCGGGTTTGTCACATATGCTACGGCGGAGGAGGTGGATGCGGCCATGAATGCAAGGCCACACAAGGTGGACGGAAGAGTTGTGGAACCAAAGAGGGCCGTGTCAAGAGAAGATTCTCAAAGACCTGGTGCCCACTTAACTGTGAAAAAGATTTTTGTTGGTGGCATTAAAGAAGACACTGAAGAACATCACCTGAGAGATTATTTTGAACAGTATGGAAAAATTGAAGTAATTGAAATCATGACTGATCGAGGCAGTGGCAAAAAGAGAGGCTTTGCTTTTGTAACCTTTGATGACCATGACTCTGTAGACAAGATTGTCATTCAGAAATACCACACTGTGAATGGCCACAACTGTGAAGTGAGAAAAGCCCTGTCTAAGCAAGAGAtggctagtgcttcatccagccagagaGGTCGAAGTGGTTCTGGAAACTTTGGTGGCGGTCGTGGAGGTGGTTTTGGTGGGAATGACAACTTTGGTCGTGGAGGAAACTGCAGTGGTCGAGGTGGCTTTGGTGGCAGCCGTGGTGGTGGCGGATGTGGTGGCAGTGGGGATGGATATAATGGATTTGGTAATGACGGAAGCAATTTTGGAGGTGGCGGAAGCTACAATGATTTTGGCAATTACAACAATCAATCTTCAAATTTTGGACCCATGAAAGGAGGAAACTTTGGAGGCAGAAGTTCTGGCCCCTATGGTGGTGGAGGCCAATACTTTGCCAAACCATGAAACCAAGGTGGCTATGGTGGttccagcagcagcagtagtagctATGGCAGTGGCAGAAGGTTTTAATTACTGCCAGGAAACAAAGCTCAGCAGGAGAGGAGAGCCAGAGAAGTGACAGGGAAGCTACAGGTTACAACAGATTTGTGAACTCAGCCAAGCACAGTGGTGGCAGGGCCTAGCTGCTACAAAGAAGATATGTTTTAGACAATACTCATGTGTATGGGCAAAAAACTCGAGGACTGTACTTGTGACTAATTGTATAACAGGTTATTTTAGTTTCTGTTCTGTGGAAAGTGTAAAGCATTCCAACAAAGGGTTTTaatgtagattttttaatttttttttgcaccCATGCTGTTGATTGCTAAATGTAATAGTCTGATCATGACGctgaataaatgtcttttttttttttttttttttaatgtgctgtgtaAAGTTAGTCTACTCTGAAGCCATTTTGGTAAACTACCCCAACAGTGTGAAGTTAGAATTCCTTCAGGGTGATGCCAGGttccatttgaaatttatttacaaCTTGCTTGGTGAAGCTGTTGTCTTCAGAACCTTGGTGTAGTTGAACTGACAGTTACTGTGTTGTGACCTGGAGTTCACCATTAAAAGGGTCACCCATGCAAAGtcatggaggttttttttttttttggttattaatgATTGTTGGCACATCCTATGCAATATATCTAAATTGAATTATGGTACCAGATAAAAGTTATAGATGGGAATGAAGCTTGTGTATCATCCATTATCATGTGTAATCAATAAAAGATTTAAtaccctcttgaaaaaaaaaaaaagaaaaaaaattcttttcatgaAGATACTTGCAAAATCAAGTgtaatgtttttctcttctttgaacaTTTCACAGAAAAAGCTATTGATACAGTGATTTAGCTGCCACAAAAATCAGGAGGAAACACACAGGAATTCACTCATCTCACTCAGGTGATGGAGGACCAGCCCACAAGACCTACAGTAATGTTTCCAAACTTGAAGGTGAGTGTATGTAATACTTCCTGCAGTTACTAGACTTGTATGAAGAAAGTGGACCTCTTCACATTATATTCAATCAGGGACTTTATAAGAATGGTGCGTGGTATAAAGAGGATGGTGAGTCTCCGCAGTCAGGCATAGGGTCTAACATTCAGTGGTGCCAGAATGCAGAAGCCAGAGGGCAGAATGATGGCTTCAGGAAGGAATCAACAGGAGTTGCCTCTGCTTCTTCTGTCaatatttcttctttccattttctgagACATGCACTTCTCTGTCACTGTCCCATATATTCATTCCACTCTACCCTCTGTTTGGGAAGAAAAAGACACCAGACCCTTCATAGCCCTGTTCCTGGTCCACTACTGAAGGGCTTACCTTCAATTATCCTTAGCTTGGACATCCATACTCCTTTCCCCTCAGTCTGGCAACTTAGCAAGtgattcaataaaaagaaaaggtgtGGGTCAACCTTTTTCAGATGCCAGTAAAAGGGATACCTTCCTACCTTTTGGATTCATCCAACAAAGCTAATAAAATTTTCTAATCCTATATTTCTTAGTCTGTGAGTTCAACTGACTTAATCCTAGATTAAGATAAAGTATCAAATTCAACCTCAGACAGACCAGGCAATGTCAAAATTTAGACACTAACATTGAAAAGGGAAGAAGTTCTCCTGTTCAGCTGAGCATGCCTACTCTCAAACAATTTAAAATTCTAGAATTTGGAACTGGTAGAGACCTTTGTGCTTGTGACTACCCCTTAGTCTTGCTACTCATGAGTCTTGCCTCCACAAATGTCCACTTTATGTGAAGTGGGACTCTGGTACAGccagatttttttctgttacttCTTTGTAATCAGAGAAAATGCAAGTGGCTGAGATCGTTGTCAGTATGTGGGTGTGGCTGGGGAAAAATACCCTCTGTGACCAATAGTTCTTTCATCACTGTACTCTGCTTTCATACTGTTGCTCATGAATAAAACATATTCACAGGacattttgtacttttctttccttattcagTTTATGCAGATAGCCACTTCCTTTGGGCAGTAGGACAGAAACCTCAGTTCTGGGTAGctagagatgaagaaaaagaggCATGAAGAAGCTAGAGCATTTGCTGAAGAGCACATGATGGGACCCTCTTAGAAACAGGATGAAAAGTCACAGTCCTAGACCCTAGGTCTGTAAGTTGGTCTGTTTTCTTCCCAATGAAAAGCTTGTTTACTAAAGAAATTCACAATGACTTTCTTTTGGGGAGGGACTTTCTTTGGGGACTTTGTCCTGTcatcaagaagaaagaaaggaaaggagagaaagagaatcagAGTAGTTTCAATTTTTTACAAAACTACAAACTTGGGCCAGTTTGAAAATATGAACATTCCATAAAGTGAACATGAATTCTTTGATTTGGTAACAATAACATTTGGTAAATCATATGGAAAATCACACACAaccagtgcagttcagttcagttcagttcagttcagtcgctcagtcgtgtctgactctttgcgaccccatgaatcgcagcacgccaggcctccctgtccatcaccaactcccagagtttacccaaacccgtgtccagcgagtcggtgatgccatccagccatctcatcctctgtcgtcctcttctcctcctccccctaatccttcccagcatcagggtcttttccaatcagtcaactcttcgcatgaggtggctagagtattggaatttcagcttcaacatcagtcctttcaatgaacacctaggactgatctcctttaggatggactggttggatctccttgcagtccaagggactctcaagagtcttctccaacaccacagttcaaaagcatcaactcttcggtgctcagctttcttcaccatccaactctcacatccatacatgactactggaaaaactatagccttgactagatggacctctgttggcaaagtaatgtctctgcttttaaatatgctatccaggttggtctaagcagtaagcgtcttttaatttcatggctgcaatctccatctgcagtgattttagagccccctaaaataaagtctgacactgtttccactgtttcctcatctatttcccatgaagtgatgggaccagatgccatgatcttagttttctgaatgttgagctttaagccaactttttcactctcctcttcactttctaccataagggtggtgtcatccgcatatctgaggttattgatatttctcctggcaatcttgattccagcttgtgcttcttccagaccagcatttctcataatgtactctgcatataagttaaagaagcagggtgacaatacacatccttgatgtactccttttcctatttggaatcagtctgttgttccatgtccagttctaactgttgcttcctgatctgcatacacatttctcaagagacaggtcagacggtctggtattcccttctctttcagaattttccacagtttattgtgatccacacagtcaaaggctttggcatagtcaataaagcagaaatagatgtttttctgtaattctcttgcttttctatgatccagaggatgttgtcagtttgatctctggttcctctgccttttctaaaaccagcttgaacatccagaaattcatggttcacgtattgctaaagcctggcttggagaattttcagcattactttactagtgtgtgagatgacggcaattgtgcagtagtttgagcattctttggcattgcctttcttagggattagaatgaaaactgacctttaccagtcccgtgaccactgctgagttttccaaatttgctggtatactgggtgcagcactttcacagcatcgtctttcaggatttgaaatagttcaactggaattccatcacctccaccaggtttgtttatagtgatgctttctaaggcccacttgacttcactttccaggatgtgtggctctaggctCAACCTGAATGGAGTTAAGACAGCCACACATTCATCCTGAGATGCTGGGGGGAGCTGGGACTGGCCTGACCAGATCATGTCACCTTCAGTCCCTGATCTTTGGGATCTCTGAAGTGACTGCTTGACCCAGGCTGGGTTTTCCAATAGCTGAGTTACACCCATGCCAACTTGGCTTGTGAAATGTTTAACAAGCAGTTTTAAATATTATGATTAAAGGAACAGATATATCCAGAGGGCTTTAAAGCCTCCTTTTCCTAAGCTATCAGAAGGATTTTCAACAGCTTTGGCCCTAATATTTGCAGAGCTAcagcaggaaaacaaacaaaggcTTACATGTTATGTTCAAATATTTAGAATCTACAAAAACCTGACAAACTGTTAAAAGAGGACAGAGGTGTCATCTTTCCTTCTGCTGCAACACATAAATGCCTCCATATTTTAAAGCCTAGATTTGGATTTAGAATTTCCAAATGGCACAGAGCTCCACAGCAGAAAGTGTGGCGAGAGCTGGCTCCCAAGTTGCAGCCTCTAGACCTTCCCCAGGCCTCCCCACTCTCAGAGGTCCTTGTGCTCGTCCAGGCTAACTCTGCAACCCCCACATTTCAGTTCCAGCTTTGTGCCCTTCAAACAGCCACACCAGGGATGCGGTGATGCGTGCACAGGTGGTGCAGTCCACCCTTAGAGGGTAGGCCAGGGAAGAGGCCCACACAGGCTCTGGAATTGGGTTTTAGGCCACTTGGGCAAGAAGTGCTAGGGTTCCAAGTCCCTAAAACCTAGTTGAAAAGGAGGTGAATACAGACTCAGGGTGGACACAGCCACTTGGTCCCACGGATGCTTCCACCTATTGAAAGAAGGATCAAAGAGGCCCTAAAACCTGGGACTTGGGACACAGATTCCTCTCACCTTGGTCCAAgtatgaaagtaaaagtcgcttagttgtgtccgactctttgcaatcccatgaactatacagtccatggaattctccaggccagaatactggagtgggtagctgtcagGGAATgcttgacgggaggattcctacgtgctgtctctcatgagtcccttctccctcttcaagcggagcagcacgctgctcccagggactgaggtcattgtgtgaggcaggcttgggtctcctttagtaaacattctccttaggacaaaacagcttaatctccttcccctttcttgagatatggattgtctcctgaccttgtgactaacattaccccttgttcccttggtaacggttgctgtacatttggttttctgatccctatcattcccgaaagaagtttcttgtactgtagcctatatatactcatagaaaaatcattaaagcacctttgctccatcagagcttaggcccccgggtcttttttgtctctctttctctctctctttctctttcttatcgtcgactccgtaccaccaggttccggtccattaaaggacctcaataggtagcctttcctttctccacggTATCGtccaaactcagggattgaacccaggtctcccatattgcaggtggatattttaccaactgagccacaagggaagctcaagtaTACTACTTGGTCCAAGTGTACtaacttttaatacttttttttacaGAGCAGTAttgccttatttttttccttctagttacactgagatatagttgacatatagcactgtgtacacttaaggtgtacagcatactgatttgacttacatacatgaTGTAAGTCAAATCAGTATGCtgtaccctgaatattcattggatgaactgatgctaaagctgaagctccaatactttgaccacctgatgggaagagctgattcattggaaaagaccctgatgctgtgaaggattgaaggcaggaggagaaggggacggcagaggatgagacggttggatggcatcaccgactcaatggacatgagtctgagcaagctctgggagttggtgatggacagggaagcctggtgtgctgcagtccatgagggtcacaaaaagtcggacaaaactgagcgactgaacaacatcacaAAATGAtaatcacaataagtttagtgaacatctatcatctcatgtggacagaaaattcaagaaaaaaatttttgccttgtgatgagaactcttaggatttactctgttAACAACTTTGATATGTAGCAAGCAGCAATGTCAATTATGTTTCTCATGTTgcacatccctagtacttatttatcttataaatggAAGTTTGTCCCTCTTGACCACACTCATCAATTTCCCCCTCCCCTACCcctcacctctggtaaccacaaatctgatctctttttctatgagtttgtgtGTTTTTGAGGGATAACTGATCTGTAACAGATATTAGTTCCTGGTGCCAACACAGTGACTTGATGTTTCTATCCATTACAAAATGGTTACCActtactcatttttattaaagtaatacATATGCATAAAGCAGATCAAATGGTAAGGATGAGTTTATAATGGGaagtcaaatattttttcctctctgaaccACTCCTAGAATTTTCCTCAATAATGCCAGATTATGTTTTCACctctatttattaatttatcaactttattatcttttttgtataaacaATCTTACTCTACTGAAGGGTTTTAAATAGGAAAGTGACAAGCAGATGTGCATTGTAAAAGATCACTGTGGATATAGTGTGGTGAATAGACTACAGGCCCAGGAGCAGACACAGGAAATCTATTAGGAAGCTATTTCAGTTCAAAGGAAAGCTATTGGTGGCagtagaaaaaagagaagaggagaaactgaagaGATAGTTAGGAGTTACAACTGAGAGGATAGATAGAATTCATAGGTATGGAAATGAGAAAGTCAAAAATGATTCCTTCCCTATCTTTTCCTTGGTAGTGCTTACAACAATTATGATGAATTGGGTATTTGTATGATTGTTTAATGTTTGCCTTCCCTTCTGGCTTATAAGCAACCCAAGGAAAGGGGCCAGTCTTATC from Muntiacus reevesi chromosome 2, mMunRee1.1, whole genome shotgun sequence harbors:
- the LOC136158280 gene encoding heterogeneous nuclear ribonucleoprotein A1-like; the protein is MSKSESPKEPEQLRKLFIGGLSFETTDESLRSHFEQWGTLTDCVVMRDPNTKRSRGFGFVTYATAEEVDAAMNARPHKVDGRVVEPKRAVSREDSQRPGAHLTVKKIFVGGIKEDTEEHHLRDYFEQYGKIEVIEIMTDRGSGKKRGFAFVTFDDHDSVDKIVIQKYHTVNGHNCEVRKALSKQEMASASSSQRGRSGSGNFGGGRGGGFGGNDNFGRGGNCSGRGGFGGSRGGGGCGGSGDGYNGFGNDGSNFGGGGSYNDFGNYNNQSSNFGPMKGGNFGGRSSGPYGGGGQYFAKP